The genomic segment CCATATCCGTCAGCCGAGCTTGCTGAGTTGGTCGCGCGGCTCGGCTTCGACTTTGTCTTGATCGACTGCGAGCACGGGCCGACGTCGATCGAGTCGGCGTATCACATGGTGCTCGCGAGCGAAGCTGGCGGGGCGACCCCGCTGATTCGCGTGCCGCAAAACGTGCAGCAGGTCATTCTCCGCTATCTCGACATTGGCCCGGGCGGCATTATGGTGCCACAGGTCAACAGCGCCGACGAAGCACGGGCAGTGGTGCGGGCAGCAAAGTACCATCCAGAAGGACGGCGTGGCGTCGCTGGGGTACGAGCAGCCGGCTTTGGTGTTGAAGCGCCGCTCTCGGAGTACGTCCGCCAGGCGAACGCTGAGACACTGGTGATTGTCCAGATCGAGAGTGTTGAGGCGGTCGAGCGCCTGCCCGCGATCCTCGACGTGCCCGGGATTGATCTCTTGTTCGTGGGGCCGAACGACCTTGCACAGTCGATGGGCTATCCGGGACAACCACTCCATCCTGAAGTCCAGGCCATGGTTGACCGGATTGTCGCCATGGTCGATGGGCGCCTGCCACTGGGCACGACCGCACCAACACCGGAGCAAGTCGAGCGTCAGCTTGCGCGCGGGTTCCGACTGCTCGCGGCCAACACGACAAGCCTGCTCGCTGCAGCGGCACGCACACTACTGCAAGCTGCTGGGCGATAAGGGAAGGAGCACGGAAGGTATGCCACGGAGCGAGTTACTCCCGTACGCCTTTTTTGAAGGGCAGATTGTGCCATCGGACCAAGCCAAAGTAAGCATCGCGACCCACGCGCTGCAATATGGCACTGGCGTGTTTGGCGGGATTCGCGGCTATTTGACGGCCGATGGCCAAGCGATTAACGTGTTCCGCCTTCCCGACCACACCCGCCGGCTCATGCAATCAGCCCGCTTTATTCGTGCCACCCTGCCGTACGACGCTGACGGCGTGGCCCAGATCATCGTCGAGTTGATCAAGCGCAATGCGCCACGCTTCGACGTCTACATTCGCCCCTTCATCTATAAGGCCGATCTGGAGCTTGGGCCAAAACTGCGCGGCATCCGCGATGAGCTGGCCATCTATCTCATTCCGCTTCAGGAATACTTGCCAGTGACCAAGCCGATCCGCGTGATGGTCTCATCCTGGCGCCGGGTCGAAGACAACATCATCCCGAGCCGGGGGAAGGTTTCAGGGGCATACGTCAACTCGGCACTCGCGCACGATCAAGCCGAAGAAGCTGGGTTCGACGATGCCATTATGTTAAACGCTGAGGGCAAAGTTGCTGAGGCCAGCGGCGCCAATATCTTCATTGTCCGCAACGGCACGCTCATTACCTCGCCGATCACGGCCGACATCCTTGAGGGCATCACCCGCCGCACGATCATCCAATATGCACACGACCTTGGCATCCCGGTCGAGGAGCGAGAAATCGACCGAACCGAGCTCTATATCTGCGATGAAATCTTCCTCTGCGGCACGGGTGCGCAAATTTCACCGGTCGGCGTGGTTGATGGGCGTACCGTCGGCAACGGTGAGATCGGGCCAATCACCAAGCGGCTGCAAGAGCTGTTCTTCGCCGTTGTGCGCGGAGAGGAGCCGCGGTATCAGCACTTCCTGACGCGCGTGCCACTCGAATAAGTCATTGGCCATCGGCGTGGTGCTTCCCCGGAGTGTTAGCATTCTGCCCGGGGAAGCACACGAGCCGCTGGAGGCGAGTGGGTGCGACAGCAGAAACAACACCGGCACGTCTGGATCGGCATTGTGCTCACGCTGCTGCTCCTCGTGCCGGGCTGCTCCTGGGGAAAGCGGGCAGGATCAACCGCGACGCCAACGCCAGCTACCAGCCAAGCGGTCCAGCAGGCCGCGCCAGCAGCGGTGACAGTATCGCCGCCAGCAACAGGGCAAACGATGCCAGCTGTTGCGTCCCGGACGCTGGTCGAGGGCGGCCTTGACGAGCCGCGAACGCTGAACCCGCTGTTTGTCGCCGACCCGCTTTCGGAAGAATTGAGTCATTTGGTCTTTGACGGCCTCGTTTCCGTCGACCCACAGACGGGCGAGCCGACACCGGCATTAGCCGCATCATGGGACGTGAGCGACGACCGGCAGACCTACACCTTCCATCTGCGACCTGGCGTGCAGTGGCACGACGGACAGCCGCTCACGGCACAAGATGTCGTCTTCACCTATCAGCGGATGATGGACGAGAACGTGCGCTCGCCGCGCTACTCGCGCTTAGCGGGGCATGTCAAAAGTGTGACGGCGATTGACCAGCAGACAGTTGCCATTACGCTCTACGCCCCCGACGCAGCATTCCTGACCACGATTGCAACGCTTGGGATTGTCCCGGAGCACCTTCTCGGCAGTATCCAGCCCGCTCAGCTGATCACTGACCCGTTTGGGATTAGCTCAGCCGTCGGCACTGGGCCGTTTACCCTCAGCCAGTGGGTACGCGGCGAGACGATTGTCTTCACTCGCAATCCCAACTACTTTCGCGGCGCTCCACAAGTCGAGCAATATATCTACCGCATTTTCCCCTCGCTCGATGATCTTGTTGCCGCGCTCCGCAACGGTCAGGTGCAGTGGGCAACCGTGAGCGCGTCGTTGGCAACGAACGTGCCGGACATTCCCGGCGTAACCAAGAAGACGCTGCCAGGCTTTGGGCTGACCGTTGTTGCGTTCCAACTCGATTCGAGTAAGTTCACGCTGTTCCAGGACGCACGGGTACGCAAGGCGCTCTTCCTCGCGCTCGACCGAGCCGCGATGGTCAAAGAGATCTACGGCGGGGCGGCGCGCGTCGCCCAGGGGACAATCCCGCCAGCCTCCTGGGCAGCCAGTGCCGTGAACAATGTGCCGGGGCCAAACCGCACGGAAGCCGGGCAACTACTCGACCAGGCTGGCTGGACGGTGGGCTCTGACGGCTTCCGGCAACATAACGGCAAACGGCTGCAGTTCACCTTGCTGGCAACTGGCGCCGATCCCGGCGAACGCGCGCTTGCCATCTGGCTCGCGAACCAGTGGCGCACGCTCGGCGTTGATGTCACCATTGACTTCCAGCCCTGGAGCGAGGTGCGCAAGCGACTCACCGAGACACGCGATTTTCAAGCGGCCTTGCTCACGATCAACTGGGGCATCGACCCAGACCAGAGCGATGTCTGGTCAAGTAATGCGTTCTACAGTGGCCTCAACCTCATGCACTACGCAAGCGCAGCAGTCGACAAAGCGCTTGCTGATGGCCTTGCCACCGACGACCGAAGCAAACGCCAAGCGGCCTACCAGCAACTGCAACAGACATTGCTCAACGATCTGCCAGTGCTGCCGCTGGCATTCCCCGACCGGGTGGTCCTCTGGTCGACACACCTGCAGGCGCCGTCGCTTACGCCCCTTGCTTTGCGCCTGCGCCTTGGCGTCGAGCAGTGGCATATGACGGCTTCGTGACATCGTGCACAAAAGGGCTTGCATTCTCTTGGGCAAGCCACTATACTGGTGAGCTAATCGATGATGGCAGGAGGCACGCAACGGCGCGTGTCTCGGTGGGTGAGGAGGCCCAAATGCTGGACGCAACGCTGCGGCCGCGTGATTGTTTTCCCCACTGTGCACTGACAGTGGTCCATGTCGCTGGGAATCTTCCCGATATCCCCGCGTTACCTCTTCCTTCAGTAAGGCCTTCCGGAAGAAAATCAAGCGGAACCCCCGCGCGAACACGCTAGGACGTGCACGCCGTCGCCGTTGACGGCGAGTTGCTGATTCCTATCAGCGGAGTCGTACCGGAGCAGGCTCGCTCCAGATCAACAATACGTAGGGAAGGGAACAGCAATGCAGCGCAACGACGCGCATCTGGCAAAGGCGCCACTGTATCGACCAGAGTACGAGCACGACGCGTGCGGGACAGGCTTTGTCGCCGACCTCTCCGGCGTACCCAGCCACCGCATTGTCGCCTACGCACTCGAGGCAGTCGTCAATTTGACCCACCGCGGGGCAGTCGATGCTGACGCGAAGACCGGCGACGGCGCTGGGATCACCATCCAGCTCCCGCGCAAGCTGCTTGCTCGGGAAGTCGCGCGGCTCACCGGACAGACGATCGACCCGGCCGTGCTGGCAGCGGGGCTCGTCTTCCTCCCCCAGCAACCCGAAGCAGCAGCCGCCCTGCAGGAGGAATGTGCTGCGGCGATCGCGGCCGAAGGGCTGACCTTCCTCGGCTGGCGTGTTGTGCCGGTGAACCCGGATGTGCTGGGGCAGAAGGCACGTGAGACAATGCCAACAATCCGCCATCTGCTCGTCGCCCGGCCGGAGCGGATGGAGCCGATGGAGTTCGAACGACGGCTCTACCTGGCCCGTCGCCGTATCGAGCGGTTTGCCAAGGAACGCGGCATTAGCGACTTCTTTGTCCCCTCATTGTCCTGCCGGACACTCGTCTACAAGGGGCTGTTTGTCGCTCGCGACCTGGCTGGCTTCTACCTGGATCTGCAGGATCCTGAGCTGGAGAGTGCACTTGCACTCTTCCACCAGCGCTACAGCACCAACACCTTCCCGACCTGGCAACTGGCCCAGCCGTTTCGCCGGTTGGCACACAATGGCGAGATCAACACGCTGCAAGGCAACCGGAACTGGATGCGTGCCCGCGAGCCGGAACTTTGCTCCGACCTCTGGGGCGAGCGGATTCGCGACCTGCTCCCGGTGATCGAACCGACGGGGAGCGATTCGCTGAGCCTCGACAACGTCCTGGAGTTGCTGGAACTTTCCGGGCGCGAACTGCTCCACGCCGTCGCAATGCTCGTCCCGGCAGCGTGGGAACACATGCCACATCTCGACGAGGCACTGCGTGGGTTCTACGCCTATCACGCCTGTCTGATGGAGCCGTGGGATGGTCCGGCGGCCATCGCATTCACCGACGGCCGCATCGCTGGCGCGGTGCTCGACCGCAACGGCCTACGCCCAGCGCGCTATACCGTGACCGAGGATGGGCTCGTTGTCCTGGCGAGCGAGACCGGCGTGATCGACCTGCGTGGTCATCCGATCCTCGAGCGCGGTCGTCTCGGACCAGGCCAGATGCTGGCAGTCGATGTCCAGCGTGGGCTGTTGTGGCATGACGATGAGATCAAGGCCCAACTGGCCACCCAGCGGCCGTATGAGCAATGGGTAAAGACACATACCTATCATCTGAGCGAACAGGTCGAAACCAACGGGCATACCAGCTACAATGGCCATGAGCTGACAGAGAAGCAGGTACTCGCGCGACAAGTCGCCTTTGGCTTCAGCGCAGAAGATCAGCGCCTGGTCATCCATCCCATGGCAGTGGAAGCCAAGGAACCGGTCTGGTCGATGGGCGATGACGCGCCACTGGCCGTCCTTTCACGTTTTCCACGACCACTCGCCCATTTCTTCCGTCAGCGCTTCGCACAGGTGACGAACCCACCGATCGACCCGCTGCGCGAGAAGCTTGTGATGGCGCTCGACGTCTACCTTGGGCCACGCCAAAGCCTGCTGACCGAGACGCCCGAGCACGCGCGGCTGCTGCACCTGCCCAGCCCAGTGCTGACTGAGCGCGCGCTCCACGCGCTCGTGGCGCTGCAGACGCCAGAACTGCGTGCTGTCGTCCTGCCCGCTGTTTTCCCAGTCGCTGACGGCCCAGACGGGCTCATGACCGCGCTTGAGCAACTGCTGCGCGATGCTGAAGCGGTCGTTGACCACGGAGCAACGATCCTCGTGCTGAGCGACCGCGGTGTGGACGCCGAGCATGCGCCGATCCCGATGCCGTTGGCAGTCGGTGGCTTGCATCACCACCTCATCCGGGTCGGCAAGCGGATGCGCGCATCAATCGTCTGCGACACTGGCGATGTCTGGGACGTGCACCAGGCAGCGGTGCTGATCGGCTACGGCGCGTCAGCGATTCATCCCTATCTTGCCTTTGAAGTGGCGCGCAGCTTTGCCGGCACACGGGGCTGCGAGGAACTGAGCCCAGAGACCCTCGAGCAGCGCTATAAGGAGTCGCTGGAGGCAGGGCTGCTCAAGGTGATGTCCAAGATGGGCATCTCAACCCTGGCAAGCTACCAGGGTGCCCAACTGTTCGAGATCATCGGCCTGGCAGACACCGTTGTCGAGCGCTACTTCACCGGCACGCCAGCTCGTCTGGGTGGACTCGACCTCCGAGGTATCGGTGAGCGCGTGCTGGAGCGCCATCGGCTGGCATATGCCGAGCCGATCGAGAAGCTTCCTGACTATGGTATGGCGCGGTTCCGCAAGGACGGTGAATACCATGCCTATAGCCCAATGAACGTGCGCGCGCTCCAGCAGGCCGTTCAAACTGGCGACCGGACGCAGTACCGCGCGTTCGTGCAACTGATCGAATCGCGACCGCCGATGGCGTTGCGCGACCTGCTCACCTTCCGGCCGACAACACCGATTCCCCTGGACGAAGTCGAGCCGATGGAGTCGATCCGCAAGCGCTTCGTGGTGACGGCGATGTCGCTTGGTGCACTGAGCCCGGAAGCCTTCCGCACCTTGGCCATCGCGATGAACCGGATTGGCGGACGGAGCAACTCCGGTGAAGGTGGCGAAGATCCCGACTGGTATTACGAGCCAGGGCCGGACATCCCCCACAGCCGGATTAAGCAGGTCGCATCAGCCCGGTTTGGCGTGACGACGGAGTATCTGGTGCACGCCGACGAACTGGAGATTAAGATCGCCCAGGGCTCGAAGCCTGGCGAGGGTGGCCAGCTGCCAGCGCATAAGGTGACGGCGTTCATCGCCCGCCTTCGCCACGCGATTCCAGGCATTGCGCTGATTTCACCGCCGCCACACCACGACATCTACAGCATTGAAGACCTTGCCCAGTTGATCTACGACCTCAAGCAGGTCAACCCACGAGCGCGAGTCGGTGTGAAGCTCGTGGCTGAGGCTGGTGTCGGCACGATTGCCGCTGGCGTGGCCAAGGCACACGCTGACTATATCCTGATCAGCGGGCACGCTGGCGGCACTGGCGCGTCACCACTGTCCTCGATCAAGTACGCAGGCGTCCCCTGGGAACTCGGGTTGGCTGAGACGCAGCAGACGCTGGTGCTCAATGACCTGCGGAGCCGTGTCCGGTTGCGCACGGACGGTGGGCTCCAGACCGCACGGGACGTCATCATCGCGGCATTGCTGGGCGCTGAGGAGTTCAGCTTTGGCTCGGCAGCGATGGTCTCGATCGGATGCGACATGGCCCGGCAGTGCCATCTTAACACTTGCCCAACTGGGATCGCGACGCAGCGCGAAGACCTGCGGGCGCGCTTTCAGGGCAAGCCAGAGCACGTGATCAACTACTTCACCATGCTAGCCGAAGAGGTGCGCGAATACCTGGCACGGCTCGGCGCGCGGACGCTGGACGAGATTGTCGGCCGCGTTGACCTACTGACCCAGGTACCGAATCCCGAAGGCCCTGGGGCGACCCTCGACCTTTCGGCCATCCTTACGCTGCCTGGCGATGCAGAGACGCCACGCCGTTGCTTCTGGCTACGGAACGACTTCCAAGACGTGAGCGGCCCGCCGCTGGACGAGACCCTGCTGCCGCAATGCCAGCCAGCGCTTGAACACGGCACGCCTGTCCATCTCACAGCCACGGTGCGGAACCATCACCGTGCCGTTGGTGCACGGATTGCTGGCGAACTCGCCCGGCGCTATGGCCGGAATACGCCACCAGCCGGGCTCATCGAGATCGAACTGACGGGTCAGGCCGGTCAGAGCTTCGGGGCATGGTGCACCAATGGCCTGCGGCTCGTGCTCAACGGCGAAGCTAACGACTACGTTGGCAAGGGCATGTCTGGTGGCGAGATCATCGTGCGGCCAATCGATCTGCCGAGCGACGCAAGCCGCCCACAAGTGATCGTTGGGAATACGGTTCTCTACGGCGCGACCGGTGGCAAGCTGTTCGTGGCTGGCCAGGCAGGTGAGCGGTTCGCCGTGCGTAACTCTGGCGCAACTGCCGTTGTCGAAGGCGTGGGCGATCACGGCTGCGAGTATATGACGGCTGGCACCGTCGTCGTGCTGGGCGAAACCGGCCGCAACTTCGCTTCGGGCATGACCCACGGCAC from the Thermorudis peleae genome contains:
- a CDS encoding HpcH/HpaI aldolase family protein, whose translation is MRENMLKRKLAAGEAVIGCFVPYPSAELAELVARLGFDFVLIDCEHGPTSIESAYHMVLASEAGGATPLIRVPQNVQQVILRYLDIGPGGIMVPQVNSADEARAVVRAAKYHPEGRRGVAGVRAAGFGVEAPLSEYVRQANAETLVIVQIESVEAVERLPAILDVPGIDLLFVGPNDLAQSMGYPGQPLHPEVQAMVDRIVAMVDGRLPLGTTAPTPEQVERQLARGFRLLAANTTSLLAAAARTLLQAAGR
- a CDS encoding branched-chain amino acid transaminase; translated protein: MPRSELLPYAFFEGQIVPSDQAKVSIATHALQYGTGVFGGIRGYLTADGQAINVFRLPDHTRRLMQSARFIRATLPYDADGVAQIIVELIKRNAPRFDVYIRPFIYKADLELGPKLRGIRDELAIYLIPLQEYLPVTKPIRVMVSSWRRVEDNIIPSRGKVSGAYVNSALAHDQAEEAGFDDAIMLNAEGKVAEASGANIFIVRNGTLITSPITADILEGITRRTIIQYAHDLGIPVEEREIDRTELYICDEIFLCGTGAQISPVGVVDGRTVGNGEIGPITKRLQELFFAVVRGEEPRYQHFLTRVPLE
- a CDS encoding ABC transporter substrate-binding protein — encoded protein: MRQQKQHRHVWIGIVLTLLLLVPGCSWGKRAGSTATPTPATSQAVQQAAPAAVTVSPPATGQTMPAVASRTLVEGGLDEPRTLNPLFVADPLSEELSHLVFDGLVSVDPQTGEPTPALAASWDVSDDRQTYTFHLRPGVQWHDGQPLTAQDVVFTYQRMMDENVRSPRYSRLAGHVKSVTAIDQQTVAITLYAPDAAFLTTIATLGIVPEHLLGSIQPAQLITDPFGISSAVGTGPFTLSQWVRGETIVFTRNPNYFRGAPQVEQYIYRIFPSLDDLVAALRNGQVQWATVSASLATNVPDIPGVTKKTLPGFGLTVVAFQLDSSKFTLFQDARVRKALFLALDRAAMVKEIYGGAARVAQGTIPPASWAASAVNNVPGPNRTEAGQLLDQAGWTVGSDGFRQHNGKRLQFTLLATGADPGERALAIWLANQWRTLGVDVTIDFQPWSEVRKRLTETRDFQAALLTINWGIDPDQSDVWSSNAFYSGLNLMHYASAAVDKALADGLATDDRSKRQAAYQQLQQTLLNDLPVLPLAFPDRVVLWSTHLQAPSLTPLALRLRLGVEQWHMTAS
- the gltB gene encoding glutamate synthase large subunit; its protein translation is MQRNDAHLAKAPLYRPEYEHDACGTGFVADLSGVPSHRIVAYALEAVVNLTHRGAVDADAKTGDGAGITIQLPRKLLAREVARLTGQTIDPAVLAAGLVFLPQQPEAAAALQEECAAAIAAEGLTFLGWRVVPVNPDVLGQKARETMPTIRHLLVARPERMEPMEFERRLYLARRRIERFAKERGISDFFVPSLSCRTLVYKGLFVARDLAGFYLDLQDPELESALALFHQRYSTNTFPTWQLAQPFRRLAHNGEINTLQGNRNWMRAREPELCSDLWGERIRDLLPVIEPTGSDSLSLDNVLELLELSGRELLHAVAMLVPAAWEHMPHLDEALRGFYAYHACLMEPWDGPAAIAFTDGRIAGAVLDRNGLRPARYTVTEDGLVVLASETGVIDLRGHPILERGRLGPGQMLAVDVQRGLLWHDDEIKAQLATQRPYEQWVKTHTYHLSEQVETNGHTSYNGHELTEKQVLARQVAFGFSAEDQRLVIHPMAVEAKEPVWSMGDDAPLAVLSRFPRPLAHFFRQRFAQVTNPPIDPLREKLVMALDVYLGPRQSLLTETPEHARLLHLPSPVLTERALHALVALQTPELRAVVLPAVFPVADGPDGLMTALEQLLRDAEAVVDHGATILVLSDRGVDAEHAPIPMPLAVGGLHHHLIRVGKRMRASIVCDTGDVWDVHQAAVLIGYGASAIHPYLAFEVARSFAGTRGCEELSPETLEQRYKESLEAGLLKVMSKMGISTLASYQGAQLFEIIGLADTVVERYFTGTPARLGGLDLRGIGERVLERHRLAYAEPIEKLPDYGMARFRKDGEYHAYSPMNVRALQQAVQTGDRTQYRAFVQLIESRPPMALRDLLTFRPTTPIPLDEVEPMESIRKRFVVTAMSLGALSPEAFRTLAIAMNRIGGRSNSGEGGEDPDWYYEPGPDIPHSRIKQVASARFGVTTEYLVHADELEIKIAQGSKPGEGGQLPAHKVTAFIARLRHAIPGIALISPPPHHDIYSIEDLAQLIYDLKQVNPRARVGVKLVAEAGVGTIAAGVAKAHADYILISGHAGGTGASPLSSIKYAGVPWELGLAETQQTLVLNDLRSRVRLRTDGGLQTARDVIIAALLGAEEFSFGSAAMVSIGCDMARQCHLNTCPTGIATQREDLRARFQGKPEHVINYFTMLAEEVREYLARLGARTLDEIVGRVDLLTQVPNPEGPGATLDLSAILTLPGDAETPRRCFWLRNDFQDVSGPPLDETLLPQCQPALEHGTPVHLTATVRNHHRAVGARIAGELARRYGRNTPPAGLIEIELTGQAGQSFGAWCTNGLRLVLNGEANDYVGKGMSGGEIIVRPIDLPSDASRPQVIVGNTVLYGATGGKLFVAGQAGERFAVRNSGATAVVEGVGDHGCEYMTAGTVVVLGETGRNFASGMTHGTAYVLDLTGQFTKRYNPAYVSLARLDDPAEAEALRALIAEHVAWTNSPRGQAILDRWEDYLPHFWKVVPHPPVEVPNEPPARARARLAARQAAAAPAAD